A stretch of the Bradyrhizobium arachidis genome encodes the following:
- a CDS encoding DUF6949 family protein: MSPEALNSLFSILIGFAFAGALVSGFQVFATRPAGFGLLQQGVAPKTFAAVPFLVFAAPFIIMRNTLRGARLENRRFEFVMMATIIAGFWSMMSGTFFLMTLRATGVLG, encoded by the coding sequence ATGTCACCTGAGGCGTTGAATTCCCTGTTCTCGATCTTGATCGGGTTCGCGTTTGCGGGCGCGCTGGTCAGCGGCTTCCAGGTCTTTGCGACGCGGCCCGCCGGCTTCGGGCTGTTGCAGCAGGGCGTGGCGCCGAAGACGTTTGCCGCCGTGCCGTTCCTGGTGTTCGCGGCGCCCTTCATCATCATGCGCAACACGCTGCGCGGCGCGCGGCTGGAGAACCGCCGCTTCGAATTCGTGATGATGGCCACCATCATCGCGGGTTTCTGGAGCATGATGAGCGGCACCTTCTTCCTGATGACGCTGCGCGCGACCGGCGTGCTGGGCTGA
- a CDS encoding gamma carbonic anhydrase family protein: MAIYELDGQKPDLPADGNYFIAETATVIGRVRLKPGASVWFGAVLRGDNEWIEVGEGSNVQDGSTCHTDLGFPLVIGKNCTVGHNVILHGCTLDDGALVGMGSIVMNGARIGRNSIVGAGSVITEGKEFPERSLIIGSPARVIRPLDDEQVQKMGSAARFYVANGPRFTKGLKRIG, encoded by the coding sequence ATGGCGATCTACGAGCTCGACGGGCAGAAGCCCGATCTTCCGGCCGACGGAAATTACTTCATTGCTGAAACCGCAACCGTGATCGGCCGCGTGCGCCTCAAGCCGGGCGCCAGCGTCTGGTTCGGCGCGGTGCTTCGCGGCGACAATGAGTGGATCGAGGTCGGCGAGGGCTCCAACGTCCAGGACGGATCGACCTGCCACACGGATCTCGGCTTTCCGCTGGTCATCGGCAAGAACTGCACCGTCGGCCACAACGTCATCCTGCACGGCTGCACGCTGGACGACGGCGCGCTGGTCGGCATGGGCTCGATCGTGATGAACGGCGCGCGGATCGGCCGCAACAGCATCGTCGGCGCGGGCTCCGTCATCACCGAAGGCAAGGAATTTCCCGAGCGCTCCCTGATCATCGGCTCGCCGGCGCGGGTGATCCGCCCCCTCGATGATGAGCAGGTCCAGAAGATGGGCAGTGCGGCGCGCTTCTATGTCGCCAACGGCCCGCGCTTCACGAAGGGATTGAAGCGGATCGGTTGA
- a CDS encoding aspartate/glutamate racemase family protein produces the protein MRLHIVNPNTTASMTAKIAAAARAVALPDTVVDARQPEMGPVSIEGFYDEAFAVPGMLGCIRDADRDGADAHIIACFDDTGLDAARAVARAPVIGIGEAAFHMASLIAARFAVVTTLGVSIVPIEHNLQKYGLLARCARVRAAEVPVLALEERNADALAKISGEIAAAISDDRAEAIVLGCAGMADLAGELAARHGLPVVDGVAAAVTLAEGLVRLGLKTSRLGPYATPGAKAYSGLFSRFQP, from the coding sequence ATGCGGCTGCACATCGTCAATCCCAACACGACGGCGTCGATGACGGCGAAGATCGCGGCGGCCGCCCGCGCCGTCGCACTGCCCGACACCGTGGTCGATGCACGCCAGCCCGAGATGGGCCCGGTCTCGATCGAGGGTTTTTACGACGAAGCGTTCGCCGTGCCCGGCATGCTCGGCTGTATCAGAGACGCCGACCGTGACGGCGCGGACGCCCACATCATCGCCTGCTTCGACGACACCGGCCTCGATGCCGCGCGTGCCGTGGCCAGGGCACCGGTGATCGGCATCGGCGAGGCCGCATTCCACATGGCAAGCCTCATCGCCGCGCGCTTTGCCGTTGTCACGACACTGGGCGTCTCGATCGTGCCGATCGAGCACAATCTGCAGAAGTATGGCCTCCTCGCCCGCTGTGCCCGCGTCCGCGCCGCAGAAGTCCCGGTGCTCGCGCTCGAAGAGCGCAACGCGGATGCGCTGGCCAAGATCTCCGGCGAGATCGCGGCCGCCATCAGCGACGACCGGGCCGAGGCCATCGTGCTCGGCTGCGCCGGCATGGCGGATCTCGCAGGCGAGCTCGCGGCCAGGCACGGCCTGCCCGTCGTCGATGGCGTCGCCGCGGCGGTGACACTGGCGGAGGGGCTGGTGCGACTCGGCCTCAAGACCTCCCGCCTCGGGCCGTATGCGACGCCGGGGGCGAAGGCCTATTCGGGCCTGTTCTCACGGTTTCAGCCCTGA
- a CDS encoding ABC transporter permease → MTEGRSRSFYVLAIFFAAYVLFLYGPMIAIYILSFQGPSGGLTFPMNGVSTYWIAKLFQGTGIVDLGAAFRRSLLLGIIVMIVTVVLSVAAGMAFRRKFKAQSILFYSAIASLIVPSIITSLGISLEFRIIDDLIKAHWHENFETSMGLLTSGLGAHLTWTLPFGLLIMFAIFNRFDPRLEEAARDLGATPWQTFRHVVLPIILPSVIGIGLFGFTLSWDELARSSQAIGAVNTLPLDLQGLTTTVTNPDIYALGTVISAVSFTVITLALGTIHVLNKRQAAKGSDAGKGLV, encoded by the coding sequence ATGACGGAAGGACGCTCGCGCAGCTTCTACGTGCTCGCAATCTTCTTCGCGGCCTATGTGCTGTTTCTCTATGGCCCGATGATCGCGATCTACATCCTGTCGTTCCAGGGACCGTCGGGCGGCCTCACCTTCCCGATGAACGGCGTATCGACCTACTGGATCGCAAAGCTGTTCCAGGGCACCGGCATCGTCGATCTCGGTGCAGCCTTCCGCCGCTCGCTGCTGCTCGGCATCATCGTGATGATCGTCACCGTCGTGCTGTCGGTCGCGGCCGGCATGGCGTTCCGCAGGAAGTTCAAGGCGCAAAGCATTTTGTTCTACTCCGCGATCGCCAGCCTCATCGTTCCCTCGATCATCACCTCGCTCGGCATCTCGCTTGAATTCCGCATCATCGACGATCTGATCAAGGCGCATTGGCACGAGAATTTTGAGACCTCGATGGGTCTGCTCACCTCCGGGCTTGGCGCGCATCTGACCTGGACGCTGCCGTTCGGCCTTCTCATCATGTTCGCGATCTTCAACCGTTTTGACCCCAGGCTCGAGGAAGCCGCTCGCGACCTCGGTGCTACGCCGTGGCAAACCTTCCGCCATGTCGTGCTGCCGATCATCCTGCCCTCCGTGATCGGCATTGGACTGTTCGGCTTCACGCTGTCCTGGGACGAACTCGCGCGCTCGAGCCAGGCGATCGGGGCGGTGAATACATTGCCGCTCGATCTTCAGGGCCTCACCACGACAGTGACGAACCCTGACATCTATGCGCTCGGCACCGTGATCTCGGCCGTCTCGTTCACGGTGATCACGCTTGCGCTCGGCACCATCCACGTGCTGAACAAGCGGCAGGCGGCCAAGGGCTCGGACGCCGGCAAGGGACTTGTCTGA
- a CDS encoding ABC transporter permease, which yields MTASDEILQEGSPGVTLGSPKAQASLTRRLSPSFVSWLQAGPMMLVFLAFFLIPLVFVVIVSFWDYNEYQLLPHFSGRGYTDTFEGCIDKLPELCTIGRTYVMTLKLCFMVWAITLFIGFWVAYFLAFHIKSKTWQMGLSLLCTIPFWTSNVIRMIAWIPLLGRNGLVNSGLVKAGLINHPVEWLLFSEFSVVLALVHLFTFFMVVPIFNSMVRIDKSLIEAAYDAGASGFQTLVNVIIPLSKPGIVIGSIFVITIVMGDFITIGVMGGQQIAAAGKIIETRVNALQFPAAAANAVILLVITFLIITMMSRIVDIKKEL from the coding sequence ATGACCGCCTCGGATGAAATACTGCAGGAGGGATCCCCGGGCGTGACCCTGGGATCCCCCAAGGCACAGGCGTCGCTCACGCGGCGTCTGTCGCCCTCCTTCGTCTCCTGGCTCCAGGCCGGGCCGATGATGCTGGTGTTTCTCGCCTTCTTCCTGATCCCGCTGGTCTTCGTGGTGATCGTGTCCTTCTGGGACTACAATGAATACCAGTTGCTGCCGCACTTCTCCGGCCGCGGCTACACCGACACGTTCGAAGGCTGCATCGACAAGTTGCCCGAACTCTGCACGATCGGCCGCACCTATGTGATGACGCTGAAGCTCTGCTTCATGGTCTGGGCGATCACGCTCTTCATCGGCTTCTGGGTTGCCTATTTCCTCGCCTTCCACATCAAGTCCAAGACCTGGCAGATGGGGCTGTCGCTGCTCTGCACGATCCCGTTCTGGACCTCCAACGTCATCCGCATGATCGCGTGGATTCCGCTACTCGGCCGCAACGGCCTGGTGAACTCCGGCCTCGTCAAGGCGGGGTTGATCAACCACCCGGTCGAATGGCTGCTGTTCTCCGAATTCTCCGTGGTGCTGGCGCTCGTGCACCTCTTCACCTTCTTCATGGTGGTGCCGATCTTCAATTCGATGGTGCGCATCGACAAATCGCTGATCGAAGCGGCCTACGACGCCGGCGCATCGGGCTTCCAAACGCTCGTCAACGTCATCATCCCGCTTTCAAAACCCGGCATCGTGATCGGCTCGATCTTCGTCATCACCATCGTGATGGGCGATTTCATCACCATCGGCGTGATGGGTGGCCAGCAGATCGCCGCCGCCGGCAAGATCATCGAGACACGGGTGAACGCACTGCAATTCCCGGCTGCGGCCGCGAATGCTGTGATCCTGCTCGTCATTACGTTCCTGATCATCACCATGATGTCGCGCATCGTCGACATCAAGAAGGAGCTATAG
- a CDS encoding PotD/PotF family extracellular solute-binding protein: protein MTETTRRKGLSRRTLLKGTAGLAGLAAGSGAITGFPYVMSADPKVLRYLGTAVNEGDDISKQCLKDTGIKIEYITATTDDVTKRVMTQPNSFDVLDTEYFSLKKLVPSGNILALDAKKIKEFGNITPVFTKGETPGGKKIGGQGTAPWKVLYLEGKDSKKFATSATEFVTLIPTVYNADTLGIRPDLIKRPISSWAELLNPEFKGKASILNIPSIGIMDAAMVVEATGKYKYADKGNMTKEEIDLTMKVLTEAKKAGQFRAFWKDFNESVNLMAAGETVIQSMWSPAVTKVRSMGIPCTFQPLKEGYRSWASGFCVSKGVSGAKLEWAYEFVNWFLSGYAGAYLNRQGYYSAVLSTAKAHMEPYEWAYWMEGKPAEKDIKAPDGSLLEKAGAVRDGGSYEDRMGGVACWNAVMDENDYMVRKWNEFIAA from the coding sequence ATGACCGAGACGACCAGAAGGAAGGGCCTCAGCCGCCGCACGTTATTGAAGGGCACCGCGGGTCTCGCGGGCCTTGCCGCCGGCTCCGGCGCCATCACCGGCTTCCCCTATGTGATGTCGGCCGACCCGAAGGTGCTGCGCTATCTCGGCACGGCCGTGAACGAAGGCGACGACATCTCGAAGCAGTGCCTGAAGGACACCGGCATCAAGATCGAATACATCACCGCCACCACCGACGACGTCACCAAGCGCGTGATGACCCAGCCGAACTCGTTCGACGTGCTGGACACCGAATATTTCTCGCTGAAGAAGCTTGTGCCCTCCGGCAACATTCTCGCCCTCGACGCCAAGAAGATCAAAGAATTCGGCAACATCACGCCGGTCTTCACCAAGGGTGAGACACCCGGCGGCAAGAAGATCGGCGGCCAGGGCACAGCACCCTGGAAGGTGCTCTATCTCGAAGGCAAGGACTCCAAGAAGTTCGCGACGTCGGCGACCGAATTCGTGACGCTGATTCCGACCGTCTATAACGCCGACACGCTCGGCATCCGTCCCGACCTCATCAAGCGCCCGATCTCGTCCTGGGCCGAGCTGCTCAACCCCGAATTCAAGGGCAAGGCCTCGATCCTCAACATCCCCTCGATCGGCATCATGGATGCCGCGATGGTCGTCGAAGCCACCGGCAAATACAAATATGCCGACAAGGGCAACATGACCAAGGAAGAGATCGATCTCACCATGAAGGTGCTGACCGAGGCCAAGAAGGCCGGCCAGTTCCGCGCCTTCTGGAAGGATTTTAACGAGAGCGTCAACCTGATGGCCGCAGGCGAGACCGTCATCCAGTCGATGTGGTCGCCGGCCGTGACCAAGGTGCGCTCGATGGGCATCCCCTGCACCTTCCAGCCGCTGAAGGAAGGCTACCGCTCCTGGGCCTCGGGCTTCTGCGTCTCCAAGGGCGTGTCGGGTGCCAAGCTCGAATGGGCCTATGAGTTCGTCAACTGGTTCCTGTCCGGCTACGCCGGCGCCTATCTCAACCGCCAGGGCTACTACTCGGCCGTGCTCTCGACCGCGAAGGCGCACATGGAGCCTTACGAGTGGGCCTATTGGATGGAGGGCAAGCCCGCCGAGAAGGACATCAAGGCCCCCGACGGCTCGCTGCTCGAGAAGGCCGGCGCAGTGCGTGACGGCGGCTCCTACGAGGACCGCATGGGCGGCGTCGCCTGCTGGAACGCCGTCATGGACGAGAACGACTACATGGTCCGCAAGTGGAATGAGTTCATCGCTGCGTGA
- a CDS encoding ABC transporter ATP-binding protein produces MALPAALELVAVTKRYDTTLAVDAVNLKIPAGTYCCLLGPSGCGKTSTLRMIAGHEAVSAGDIILGAQNVTDLPPADRGTAMMFQSYALFPHLTVIDNVAFALKMRGIDKPTRHKQAGELLELVAMSQYAGRLPAQLSGGQQQRVALARALITEPQILLLDEPLSALDPFLRVRMRGELKRLQRELGISFIQVTHGQEEAMALADHIVVMNHGKIEQQGTAREIFHHPRTEFVARFIGGHNVLSDAGKLIAVRADQLGIVPFTDGAFGAPALLTQTEYQGSYIAVSLALDDGTTLFSHVPEAVFDTHPFRPGDRVLATWDPAKAQRLQ; encoded by the coding sequence ATGGCCCTCCCCGCCGCCCTCGAACTGGTCGCCGTCACCAAGCGCTACGACACCACGCTGGCGGTCGACGCCGTCAATCTGAAGATTCCCGCCGGCACCTATTGCTGCCTGCTTGGTCCCTCCGGCTGCGGCAAGACCTCGACGTTGCGGATGATTGCCGGCCACGAGGCCGTCAGCGCGGGCGACATCATCCTCGGCGCCCAGAACGTCACCGACCTGCCGCCGGCCGATCGCGGAACGGCGATGATGTTTCAGTCCTACGCCCTGTTTCCGCATTTGACCGTGATCGACAACGTCGCCTTCGCGCTGAAGATGCGCGGCATCGACAAGCCGACGCGGCACAAGCAGGCCGGTGAGCTGCTCGAACTGGTGGCGATGAGCCAGTATGCGGGGCGCCTGCCGGCGCAGCTCTCCGGCGGCCAGCAGCAGCGCGTCGCGCTCGCGCGTGCGCTCATCACCGAGCCGCAGATCCTCCTGCTCGACGAGCCGCTCTCCGCGCTCGACCCGTTCCTCCGGGTCAGGATGCGCGGCGAGTTGAAGCGGCTCCAGCGCGAGCTCGGCATCAGCTTCATCCAGGTCACCCACGGCCAGGAAGAGGCGATGGCGCTCGCCGACCACATCGTGGTGATGAACCACGGCAAGATCGAGCAGCAGGGCACCGCGCGCGAGATCTTCCATCATCCCCGCACCGAATTCGTGGCGCGCTTCATCGGCGGCCACAACGTGCTCAGCGACGCCGGCAAGCTCATCGCCGTGCGCGCCGATCAGCTCGGCATCGTGCCGTTCACTGACGGCGCGTTCGGCGCACCGGCGCTGCTGACCCAGACCGAGTACCAGGGCTCCTACATCGCCGTCTCGCTCGCGCTCGACGACGGCACCACCCTGTTCTCCCATGTTCCCGAGGCCGTCTTCGACACCCACCCCTTCCGTCCGGGCGATCGCGTGCTGGCCACTTGGGATCCCGCCAAGGCGCAACGCCTGCAATAG
- a CDS encoding GntR family transcriptional regulator: MAAKAQPKSEPVIAPDQGSDRVSRIREGVTTAILEHRLLPGTKLGEDEIGEIYGASRTLVRTALQQLAHEGIVAIEKNRGAFVARPTPADAREVFEARRLIEPSIVDHAVDAASPDWLDRLQQHLAEEREAEQRGDARASVRLSGEFHRLVAEMSGHSIYAGFLKELIARSSLIILLYRRHDTPACGTSHHAEIVTAIRKKDKAQARALMLSHLREIEAELFLKESAADELRLADVLGA, translated from the coding sequence ATGGCCGCCAAAGCCCAACCGAAATCCGAGCCGGTGATTGCGCCCGATCAGGGCAGCGACCGCGTCAGCCGTATCAGGGAAGGCGTGACGACCGCGATCCTGGAGCACCGGCTGTTGCCGGGGACAAAACTCGGCGAGGATGAGATCGGCGAGATCTATGGCGCAAGCCGCACGCTGGTGCGCACCGCACTGCAGCAGCTCGCGCATGAGGGCATTGTCGCCATCGAGAAGAATCGCGGTGCGTTCGTGGCTCGGCCGACGCCCGCCGACGCGCGCGAAGTGTTCGAGGCGCGGCGGCTGATCGAGCCCTCGATCGTTGACCACGCCGTCGATGCGGCCTCGCCGGACTGGCTCGACCGCCTCCAGCAGCATCTCGCCGAAGAGCGCGAGGCTGAACAGCGTGGCGACGCCCGAGCCTCGGTTCGCTTGTCAGGTGAATTCCACCGGCTCGTCGCGGAGATGAGTGGCCACAGCATCTATGCCGGCTTTCTCAAGGAGCTGATCGCGCGCTCCTCGCTCATCATCCTGCTGTACCGCCGTCACGATACGCCTGCCTGCGGTACCAGCCATCATGCCGAGATCGTCACCGCGATCCGAAAGAAGGACAAGGCGCAGGCGCGCGCATTGATGCTCTCGCATCTCCGGGAGATCGAGGCGGAACTGTTCCTGAAGGAATCCGCTGCGGACGAGTTGCGGCTCGCGGATGTGCTGGGCGCGTAA
- a CDS encoding transglutaminase-like cysteine peptidase, translating to MFDFRGQGKGLAFAAILLGMSATAQAGDNRLLYASLGDTTRAPIGWVEFCADNTAQCQGGPSQPRDIVMSQTAWRDLLKVNRWVNETVKPLTDMEHWGVIEKWSLPTDGYGDCEDYVLMKRKMLMDAGWPREALLITVVRDKKGEGHAVLTVKTDKGEFVLDNQNENVVAWTEAGYRFVKRQSQADPNVWVSLGDNRPAVSTASAKDQ from the coding sequence ATGTTCGACTTCAGAGGACAGGGCAAAGGGTTGGCGTTCGCCGCCATCCTTTTGGGAATGAGCGCGACGGCGCAGGCCGGTGACAACCGCCTGCTCTACGCGAGCCTCGGCGATACCACGCGTGCGCCGATCGGCTGGGTCGAATTCTGTGCCGACAATACTGCCCAATGCCAGGGCGGTCCGTCGCAGCCGCGCGACATCGTGATGTCGCAGACGGCGTGGCGCGATCTGCTCAAGGTCAATCGCTGGGTCAACGAGACCGTGAAGCCATTGACCGACATGGAGCACTGGGGCGTGATCGAGAAATGGTCGTTGCCGACGGACGGCTACGGCGACTGCGAAGACTACGTGCTGATGAAGCGCAAGATGCTGATGGACGCCGGCTGGCCGCGCGAGGCCCTGCTCATCACTGTCGTGCGTGACAAGAAGGGCGAAGGCCACGCGGTCCTGACGGTCAAGACCGACAAGGGCGAGTTCGTTCTCGACAATCAGAACGAGAACGTCGTCGCCTGGACCGAGGCCGGCTACCGCTTCGTCAAGCGGCAGTCGCAGGCGGATCCCAATGTCTGGGTGTCGCTCGGCGACAACCGGCCGGCGGTGTCCACGGCCAGCGCCAAGGACCAGTAG
- a CDS encoding PilZ domain-containing protein, protein MALANRKFLPATEERRRFQRVKVHLLGRYMLPDRREFPCQVINMSPGGLAMLAPGIGNVGDRVVAYLDHIGRVEGKITRIIDNGFAMTIGATPRKRDKLAAQLTWLANRDILNLPEDRRHDRIVPRNPIAVLTLEDGNKMTCRIIDLSLSGAAIAAENRPPLKSLVMLGRVQGRVVRNLEDGFALEFVHEQPIETLEESVTAR, encoded by the coding sequence ATGGCGTTGGCGAACAGAAAATTTCTTCCGGCCACCGAGGAGCGTCGGCGCTTCCAGCGGGTGAAAGTGCATCTGCTCGGCCGCTATATGCTGCCGGACCGCCGTGAATTTCCCTGTCAGGTCATCAACATGTCCCCCGGCGGGCTCGCCATGCTGGCGCCCGGCATCGGCAATGTCGGCGACCGCGTGGTGGCCTATCTCGACCATATCGGCCGCGTCGAAGGCAAGATCACCCGGATCATCGACAACGGCTTCGCCATGACCATCGGGGCGACACCGCGCAAGCGCGACAAGCTCGCCGCCCAGCTCACCTGGCTTGCCAACCGCGACATCCTCAACCTGCCCGAGGATCGCCGCCACGACCGTATCGTGCCGCGCAACCCGATCGCGGTGCTCACGCTCGAGGACGGCAACAAGATGACCTGCCGCATCATCGACCTTTCGCTGTCGGGGGCCGCGATCGCCGCGGAAAACCGCCCGCCGCTGAAATCGCTGGTCATGCTCGGCCGCGTCCAGGGCCGCGTGGTGCGAAACCTCGAGGACGGCTTCGCGCTGGAGTTCGTCCACGAGCAGCCGATCGAGACTCTGGAAGAGAGCGTTACCGCGCGGTAA
- a CDS encoding CynX/NimT family MFS transporter produces MRSRWGILAILFLVRLTMAFQFQSVAAVAPLLQTTFGVGLADIGLLIGLYFTPGVALALPGGAIGARFGDKPTALAALALMMIGSLMMALADAWSLQVAGRLVAGVGGVLLSVQLTKMTTDWFAGKEIATAMGIVINSWPTGIALSLVTLPIVGTAGGTGAVFFAVCAIVAVGIVLMLFYQPPPVSVSAAAVSGGLDRQTVSAVMVAGAIWGLFNVGFAMILSFGPTLLVERGWTVAAAGSVISVALWISAFSVPLGGYLADRTQRPLTLLVAGSFALALLLALLTRSSSVVLIVVALGIVSGQPAGPIMSLPARVLAPQTRAIGMGIFLTVFYAAMMLGPVVAGRLASWTGSASAALDLGAAVVLACPLLLWLFERIAARRPQPA; encoded by the coding sequence TTGCGCAGCCGCTGGGGCATTCTCGCGATCCTGTTTCTGGTGCGCCTGACCATGGCGTTCCAGTTTCAGAGCGTGGCGGCGGTCGCACCGCTGCTCCAGACGACGTTCGGCGTCGGTCTTGCCGATATCGGTCTGTTGATCGGCCTCTACTTCACCCCCGGCGTCGCACTGGCCTTGCCGGGCGGCGCGATCGGCGCGCGGTTCGGCGACAAGCCGACGGCGCTCGCAGCACTTGCTCTGATGATGATCGGCAGCCTCATGATGGCGCTGGCGGATGCCTGGAGCCTTCAGGTCGCCGGCCGGCTCGTGGCCGGCGTCGGCGGCGTGCTCTTGAGCGTGCAGCTCACCAAGATGACCACGGACTGGTTTGCCGGCAAGGAAATCGCGACCGCCATGGGCATCGTCATCAACTCCTGGCCGACCGGGATCGCGCTGTCGCTGGTGACGCTCCCCATCGTCGGCACGGCCGGCGGCACGGGCGCCGTGTTCTTCGCGGTCTGCGCCATCGTGGCTGTTGGCATCGTGCTGATGCTGTTCTACCAGCCGCCGCCGGTCAGCGTATCGGCGGCGGCGGTGTCCGGCGGGCTCGATCGACAAACCGTGTCGGCCGTCATGGTCGCCGGCGCGATCTGGGGATTGTTCAACGTCGGCTTCGCCATGATCCTGTCGTTCGGTCCGACGCTGCTGGTCGAACGTGGCTGGACGGTGGCCGCCGCAGGTTCGGTGATCAGCGTCGCGCTGTGGATCTCGGCTTTCTCGGTGCCGCTCGGCGGCTATCTCGCCGACCGTACGCAGCGACCGCTGACCCTGCTCGTCGCCGGCAGCTTTGCGCTCGCGCTCCTGCTCGCGCTGCTGACCCGGTCGAGTTCGGTGGTCCTGATCGTGGTTGCGCTCGGCATCGTCTCCGGACAGCCGGCCGGTCCGATCATGAGCCTGCCGGCGCGGGTGCTGGCACCGCAAACGCGCGCCATCGGCATGGGCATCTTCCTCACCGTGTTCTATGCGGCCATGATGCTGGGGCCGGTCGTCGCCGGCCGGCTGGCAAGCTGGACCGGCAGCGCTTCCGCCGCCCTCGACCTTGGCGCCGCCGTGGTGCTGGCCTGCCCGCTGCTGCTGTGGCTTTTCGAGCGCATCGCCGCCCGCAGGCCACAACCCGCCTGA
- a CDS encoding GNAT family N-acetyltransferase → MLRDYQVQDADAVTRVAVAAFAQFAPHYSDWPAMADNVSRMPELSEHGEIIVAEVERRIVGAVAYFGPQAPKPAFFEPEWPIIRMLVVDPPARGQGFGRLLTEECIRRARRDGASIIALHTTPLMSVALPMYLRMGFAKLRDAPDIRGQPYAVCAKALEGR, encoded by the coding sequence ATGCTGCGTGACTATCAGGTGCAAGATGCAGACGCGGTGACGCGCGTCGCCGTCGCTGCCTTTGCGCAATTTGCGCCGCACTATTCGGATTGGCCGGCGATGGCGGACAATGTGTCGCGAATGCCGGAACTGTCTGAGCATGGCGAGATCATCGTCGCGGAGGTCGAGAGGCGCATCGTCGGTGCCGTCGCCTATTTTGGCCCGCAGGCGCCGAAACCGGCCTTCTTCGAACCGGAATGGCCGATCATCCGCATGCTCGTCGTCGATCCCCCGGCGCGCGGCCAGGGTTTTGGCCGGCTGCTGACGGAAGAATGTATCCGCCGCGCGCGGCGTGACGGCGCGTCGATCATCGCATTGCACACGACGCCGCTGATGTCGGTTGCACTGCCGATGTATCTCCGGATGGGCTTTGCAAAGCTGCGCGACGCACCCGATATCAGAGGCCAGCCCTACGCGGTCTGCGCCAAGGCATTGGAAGGCCGATAA
- a CDS encoding zinc-binding dehydrogenase codes for MEQIRVCTHAGPGSEPVIRTVPWPKVGRKAALIKIGACGVCGTDLHILKGHWPKPLPWPFTLGHELGGVIVECGEEFTEDFMSKPLKVGSKVMIPPLMPCGNCYYCIHYPQTANKCLTPVYYGRYLGFDKPPHMWGGWAEYVYVDLEMLPGTKIYKLPDDMSLRLGALSEPLTSCIRAFNRATRAGGFSWSDTVVIQGSGPIGILAVAAAKEMGAGRVICVGAPEEPRLKLAREFGAEATINIEELKTPQERIKAVRDIVGGFGADLVMDCSGHPTAGPEGIEMLRDGGTYVEMGQFTDAGSIETSWHRICTKDLNVLGSWGFTANDLPLGVDMLYRTADKYPWLKMQTIYPFTEEGVAQAVKDAMAMKTVKSTIVPWPELVG; via the coding sequence ATGGAGCAAATCCGCGTCTGCACCCATGCCGGGCCGGGATCGGAGCCCGTCATCCGCACCGTGCCGTGGCCGAAGGTCGGCCGGAAGGCGGCGCTGATCAAGATCGGCGCCTGCGGCGTCTGCGGCACTGATCTGCACATCCTCAAGGGACATTGGCCAAAGCCGCTGCCATGGCCGTTCACGCTCGGACACGAGCTCGGCGGCGTCATCGTCGAATGCGGCGAGGAGTTCACCGAAGACTTCATGAGCAAGCCGCTGAAGGTCGGATCGAAGGTGATGATCCCGCCGCTGATGCCCTGTGGCAATTGCTACTACTGCATCCATTATCCGCAGACGGCCAACAAGTGCCTGACGCCGGTCTATTACGGCCGCTATCTCGGCTTCGATAAACCGCCTCACATGTGGGGCGGCTGGGCCGAATATGTCTATGTCGATCTCGAAATGCTGCCGGGCACCAAGATCTACAAACTGCCCGACGACATGTCGCTGCGCCTCGGCGCGCTGTCGGAGCCGCTGACCTCCTGCATCCGCGCCTTCAACCGCGCCACCCGCGCCGGCGGTTTCAGCTGGAGCGACACCGTCGTGATCCAGGGTTCTGGACCGATCGGCATCCTCGCGGTTGCCGCCGCCAAGGAGATGGGGGCAGGGCGCGTGATCTGCGTCGGCGCGCCGGAGGAGCCCAGGCTCAAGCTGGCGCGCGAGTTCGGGGCGGAGGCGACGATCAACATCGAGGAGCTGAAGACGCCGCAAGAGCGCATCAAGGCCGTGCGCGACATCGTCGGCGGCTTCGGTGCCGATCTCGTGATGGATTGCTCGGGCCATCCGACCGCCGGCCCCGAGGGCATCGAGATGCTGCGCGATGGCGGCACCTATGTCGAGATGGGCCAGTTCACCGACGCTGGCTCGATCGAGACATCCTGGCACCGCATCTGCACCAAGGACCTCAACGTTCTCGGCTCCTGGGGCTTTACTGCCAACGATCTGCCGCTCGGCGTCGACATGCTCTACCGCACCGCGGACAAATATCCGTGGCTGAAGATGCAGACGATCTATCCGTTCACGGAAGAGGGCGTCGCGCAGGCCGTGAAGGATGCGATGGCGATGAAGACGGTGAAGTCGACCATAGTGCCGTGGCCGGAATTGGTGGGATAG